The genomic region GGCTATGTTGCTGGATTGAATCACGTACAAGCTTATCGATATATTGTGATTGGGGAAAAGAGGTAGAACCTTCCCAAGGAAGTAATAGTGGGATTCCTCTTGGCTCTATCATTATTTGGCCAGTAGCAAACAATCCAACCGAAGGTGTATGGCTGGAGTGTAATGGGCAATCTACAACAGCGTATCCTGCATTAGCAGCCATTGTTGGTCCTACTGTACCCAATTATCAAGGAATGTTTTTGCGCGGCTACGGAAGTCAATACTCTTTCCACTACGGGACGGTTCTTCATTCTTCGGGAAATCTAGGCGATTTACAAGGTGATGCGATTCGAAATATTACCGGGAGTATAGCAAGAGCTACTAATTCTGCAGCTTGGGTTGGTTCAACTAGCGGAATTTTTGGAACTATTTTACCAGATGGTACTGGAGTAGGAGGCAATCAACAGTCCCCCAATTACAAAGGAGTTGATTTTGACGCTAGTCGAATGGTACCTACTGCTAATGAAAATCGTCCTATTAATAAAGCCGTCCGCTTTTTGATCCGAGCCGCATAATCTTCCCAAGGAAGTGTTTCTTCGGTTCCTGTGGGTATGATCGCATGGTATACTGCCCCTACTCCGCCGCCTGGCTGGTTAGAATGTAACGGCCAATCTACCGCTGCTCACCCCGAATTGGCAGCTATAGTAGGTCCTAATGTACCAGACTTGC from Anaeromusa acidaminophila DSM 3853 harbors:
- a CDS encoding phage tail protein; protein product: MWPVANNPTEGVWLECNGQSTTAYPALAAIVGPTVPNYQGMFLRGYGSQYSFHYGTVLHSSGNLGDLQGDAIRNITGSIARATNSAAWVGSTSGIFGTILPDGTGVGGNQQSPNYKGVDFDASRMVPTANENRPINKAVRFLIRAA